The following are encoded together in the Deltaproteobacteria bacterium genome:
- a CDS encoding MBL fold metallo-hydrolase: protein MAISALRPAVLVLLALALACSREAAPPAPPAATPSAATAEPDAAGATPATATTIAAQAAVASALPLADAQDFEDASRGLLASDPDLVVRAPSGPPIWDLPAYDFVTGEAPPTVNPSLWRQAKLNGQHGLFRVTEGVHQLRGYDISNLTIIDGATGWIVVDPLTTQETAAAALAFARQHLRPRPIVAVVFTHSHVDHFGGIAAVLPDEAAAAGVRVIAPAGFVEEATSENVLAGVAMGRRATYMFGTDLPRSPRGHVDTGLGKGPARGTMGLRLPTETIDHTGQELVIDGVRFVFQYAPHSEAPAELTFYLPEKQAWCAAEIATHTLHNLYTLRGAKVRDALLWSGYIDEAMRRWPDAEVVFASHHWPVWGKERIHDFLAKQRDVYKYIHDQTLRLANAGLGPEEIAEQLELPEALRTAFAVRGYYGTVSHDAKAVYQNYFGWFDGNPAHLDPLPPAEAARRYVEFMGGAAEVKRKARESFERGEYRWVAMVMHHAVFADPDDAEARELLARAYDQLGYQAESGPWRDVYLSGAHELRHGITTPPLATASLMGLLRHLPLKRFFDAMAVRVVGPKAAGRELTLNFVFTDLGETHVVELSNGVLHHHEAEADPGADVTVRLTREFLLRLSTGQAGLREMIFSDDLHVEGSRTALLGFFSLLDRPDGRFPIVTP, encoded by the coding sequence GTGGCGATCTCCGCGCTCCGCCCGGCTGTCCTCGTGCTCCTCGCGCTCGCCCTCGCGTGCTCGCGCGAGGCGGCGCCTCCCGCTCCGCCCGCCGCGACCCCGTCCGCGGCCACGGCGGAGCCCGACGCGGCGGGCGCCACGCCCGCCACCGCCACCACGATCGCCGCGCAGGCCGCCGTCGCCAGCGCGCTTCCGCTCGCCGACGCGCAGGACTTCGAGGACGCCTCGCGCGGGCTCCTGGCGAGCGACCCGGACCTGGTCGTGCGGGCCCCCTCGGGCCCGCCCATCTGGGACCTGCCCGCCTACGACTTCGTCACCGGGGAAGCGCCCCCCACCGTGAACCCGAGCCTCTGGCGCCAGGCGAAGCTGAACGGCCAGCACGGACTCTTCCGGGTGACCGAGGGCGTCCACCAGCTCCGCGGCTACGACATCTCGAACCTGACGATCATCGACGGCGCCACGGGCTGGATCGTCGTCGATCCGCTGACGACGCAGGAGACGGCGGCCGCCGCGCTGGCCTTCGCGCGCCAGCATCTCCGCCCGCGCCCGATCGTGGCGGTCGTCTTCACCCACAGCCACGTGGACCACTTCGGCGGGATCGCGGCCGTGCTGCCCGACGAGGCGGCGGCGGCCGGCGTGCGCGTGATCGCGCCGGCCGGCTTCGTCGAGGAGGCGACCAGCGAGAACGTGCTGGCGGGCGTCGCGATGGGGCGGCGCGCCACCTACATGTTCGGCACCGACCTGCCGCGCTCGCCGCGCGGGCACGTCGACACGGGCCTCGGCAAGGGCCCGGCGCGCGGCACGATGGGGCTCCGCCTGCCGACCGAGACGATCGACCACACCGGCCAGGAGCTCGTGATCGACGGCGTGCGCTTCGTCTTCCAGTACGCGCCCCACTCGGAGGCGCCCGCCGAGCTCACCTTCTACCTGCCCGAGAAGCAGGCCTGGTGCGCCGCCGAGATCGCCACCCACACGCTCCACAACCTCTACACCCTGCGCGGCGCCAAGGTGCGCGACGCGCTGCTCTGGAGCGGCTACATCGACGAGGCGATGCGGCGGTGGCCCGACGCCGAGGTGGTGTTCGCGAGCCATCACTGGCCGGTGTGGGGGAAGGAGCGGATCCACGACTTCCTCGCCAAGCAGCGCGACGTCTACAAGTACATCCACGACCAGACCCTGCGCCTTGCCAACGCGGGCCTCGGGCCCGAGGAGATCGCGGAGCAGCTCGAGCTGCCCGAGGCGCTGCGCACGGCCTTCGCGGTGCGCGGCTACTACGGCACCGTCTCCCACGACGCGAAGGCCGTGTACCAGAACTACTTCGGCTGGTTCGACGGCAACCCGGCCCACCTGGACCCCCTGCCCCCGGCCGAGGCCGCCCGGCGCTACGTCGAGTTCATGGGCGGCGCCGCCGAGGTGAAGCGCAAGGCGCGGGAGTCCTTCGAGCGCGGCGAGTACCGCTGGGTGGCGATGGTGATGCACCACGCCGTCTTCGCGGACCCCGACGACGCCGAGGCCCGCGAGCTCCTCGCGCGCGCCTACGACCAGCTCGGCTACCAGGCGGAGTCCGGTCCCTGGCGCGACGTCTACCTGAGCGGCGCCCACGAGCTGCGCCACGGGATCACCACGCCGCCGCTCGCGACCGCCAGCCTGATGGGCCTGCTCCGCCACCTGCCCCTCAAGCGCTTCTTCGACGCGATGGCGGTGCGGGTCGTCGGCCCGAAGGCGGCGGGCCGGGAGCTCACCCTGAACTTCGTCTTCACGGACCTCGGCGAGACCCACGTCGTCGAGCTCTCGAACGGCGTGCTCCACCACCACGAGGCCGAGGCCGACCCGGGCGCCGACGTCACGGTGCGGCTCACGCGCGAGTTCCTGCTGCGGCTCTCGACGGGCCAGGCGGGCCTGCGCGAGATGATCTTCAGCGACGACCTGCACGTCGAGGGCAGCCGCACGGCGCTCCTCGGGTTCTTCTCGCTCCTCGACCGCCCCGACGGCCGCTTCCCGATCGTGACGCCCTGA
- a CDS encoding AAA family ATPase: MEHLERFGLEREPFRNEPQPDFWFESRGVSEAKARLLRCLRQGKELSVLCGELGSGTTTLARHVLDELDPDRFEVGLLVVGRGVEPAWLRSAVARQLGVAEPAGTRAEALRELYLHLVELRKEGRRAVVAIDEAQALGVEALAELVAMLNFEHDDERLLSALLVGSLELERMLGREPALLGRCELRVRIEPLAGEEARAYLAHRLVVAGGDPALFAPELADVIAARAGGLPRRMNALADNALFEAHLARREWPEPADVERAARDLPWAQSGADTLSGVSPAALGLAPHAPAAPELGDFDLDAELGPELSGGEGALHAGVSRAHVSRPARAFDREPHEEELQAELATTGPDHTAPGAWSRPRRASLDDEVLGTAPPRLPDESEIDGLFVDLVDEEKD, encoded by the coding sequence TTGGAGCACCTGGAACGCTTCGGCCTGGAGCGCGAGCCCTTCCGCAACGAGCCGCAGCCGGACTTCTGGTTCGAGAGCCGTGGCGTCTCCGAGGCGAAGGCGCGGCTCCTGCGCTGCCTGCGCCAGGGCAAGGAGCTGTCGGTGCTGTGCGGCGAGCTCGGCTCCGGCACCACGACCCTCGCGCGGCACGTGCTCGACGAGCTCGATCCCGATCGCTTCGAGGTGGGGCTCCTGGTGGTCGGCCGCGGCGTCGAGCCGGCCTGGCTGCGTTCGGCCGTGGCCCGCCAGCTCGGGGTCGCCGAGCCCGCCGGCACGCGCGCGGAGGCCCTGCGCGAGCTCTACCTCCACCTCGTCGAGCTGCGCAAGGAGGGGCGTCGCGCCGTGGTCGCGATCGACGAGGCGCAGGCCCTCGGCGTCGAGGCGCTGGCCGAGCTCGTCGCGATGCTGAACTTCGAGCACGACGACGAGCGCCTGCTCTCGGCGCTGCTGGTCGGCTCGCTCGAGCTCGAGCGCATGCTGGGCCGCGAGCCGGCGCTGCTCGGCCGCTGCGAGCTGCGCGTGCGCATCGAGCCGCTCGCCGGCGAGGAGGCGCGCGCCTACCTCGCACACCGGCTGGTCGTGGCCGGCGGCGACCCCGCGCTCTTCGCCCCCGAGCTCGCCGACGTGATCGCCGCGCGCGCCGGGGGTCTGCCGCGGCGCATGAACGCGCTCGCCGACAACGCGCTCTTCGAGGCGCACCTCGCGCGCCGCGAGTGGCCGGAGCCGGCCGACGTCGAGCGCGCGGCGCGGGACCTGCCGTGGGCCCAGAGCGGCGCCGACACCCTCTCGGGCGTGTCGCCCGCCGCGCTCGGCCTCGCGCCGCATGCACCCGCCGCGCCGGAGCTCGGCGACTTCGACCTCGACGCGGAGCTCGGTCCCGAGCTGAGCGGGGGCGAGGGCGCCCTCCACGCAGGTGTCTCGCGGGCTCACGTCTCGCGGCCGGCACGCGCCTTCGACCGCGAGCCGCACGAGGAGGAGCTGCAGGCCGAGCTCGCCACCACCGGGCCCGACCACACCGCTCCGGGCGCCTGGAGCCGCCCGCGCCGGGCATCGCTCGACGACGAGGTGCTCGGCACCGCACCGCCGCGTCTGCCCGACGAGTCCGAGATCGACGGCCTCTTCGTGGACCTGGTCGACGAGGAGAAGGACTGA
- a CDS encoding arylsulfatase encodes MRPLLLALALLAIAAAAPAQDVLPRPAPPFTGTIEKTLAGSVPEYPERPQAPAGAPNVLVVLIDDAGFGNPSTFGGPVRTPTLDRLAAQGLRYNRFHVTALCSPTRAALLSGRNHHRMGFGMIAETHSGFPGYDAHWPRDAASLARILRDNGYATAAIGKWHLTPDDEQGPAGPFDRWPNALGFDYFYGFLGGEDSHWDPMLVENQTTLGVPTGKGFYLTTALADHAIAWIRDQKSQAPEQPFFLYFATGASHAPHHVAQEWADRYAGKFDAGWDALRVATFERQKQLGVIPPDAVLTPRPDAFPAWDPLPAEVKRLYARQMEVYAGFQECTDHEVGRVVGAIEELGLGDDTLVVYLFGDNGASMEGTESGSFNEITTLNGIPLTTAQQLEAIHAYGGLEVWGGPRTDPHYAAAWAWAGNTPFQWGKQVASHLGGIRNGMVVSWPKRITDKGGLRSQFTHAIDLTPTILEAAGVTAPAVVDGIPQQPIQGTSFAYTFDDAAAPERHTRQYFEMIGNRAIYEDGWLWSCRIDRIPWRFDPATIARLAPGTWDPDEDRCELYDLEHDFSQSRDLAAEHPDRMAALEALFWSEAERNQVLPLLGGIAFLWGIRPPADLAPQRVVLQPGVENLAPGMTPPIYNRSFAIEADLEVPHNWCLGPVCSGAEGVIVANSSFLGGFSLYVLGGRLRYTYSFLGLKIDDLVASEALPEGKVKVRYEFTADTPRKLATGGTQRLFLDGKQVAEGRLEHTVPLRFSGYAGLDVGRDNGLPVSPHWMYYLRRPFPFAGTIERVVFDLQ; translated from the coding sequence ATGCGCCCCCTCCTGCTCGCTCTCGCCCTCCTCGCAATCGCCGCGGCAGCGCCCGCGCAGGACGTCCTGCCGCGGCCCGCGCCGCCCTTCACCGGCACGATCGAGAAGACCCTCGCGGGCTCCGTTCCCGAGTACCCGGAGCGGCCCCAGGCGCCCGCGGGCGCGCCGAACGTCCTGGTCGTGCTGATCGACGACGCCGGCTTCGGCAACCCCTCGACCTTCGGCGGGCCGGTCCGGACGCCGACCCTCGACCGGCTCGCCGCGCAGGGGCTCCGCTACAACCGCTTCCACGTGACGGCGCTCTGCTCTCCGACGCGCGCCGCGCTGCTCTCCGGCCGCAACCACCACCGGATGGGCTTCGGCATGATCGCCGAGACCCACAGCGGCTTCCCGGGCTACGACGCACACTGGCCGCGCGATGCCGCCTCGCTGGCCCGCATCCTGCGCGACAACGGCTATGCGACGGCCGCGATCGGCAAGTGGCACCTGACCCCCGACGACGAGCAGGGGCCCGCCGGCCCCTTCGACCGCTGGCCCAATGCGCTCGGCTTCGACTACTTCTACGGCTTCCTGGGCGGAGAGGACTCGCACTGGGACCCCATGCTGGTCGAGAACCAGACGACGCTCGGCGTCCCGACCGGGAAGGGCTTCTACCTGACCACGGCGCTCGCCGACCACGCGATCGCCTGGATCCGCGACCAGAAGAGCCAGGCGCCCGAGCAGCCCTTCTTCCTCTACTTCGCGACCGGCGCGAGCCACGCCCCGCACCACGTGGCCCAGGAGTGGGCCGACCGCTACGCCGGGAAGTTCGACGCCGGCTGGGACGCGCTGCGCGTGGCCACCTTCGAACGCCAGAAACAGCTCGGTGTGATCCCGCCCGACGCGGTCCTGACGCCTCGCCCCGACGCCTTCCCGGCCTGGGACCCCCTGCCGGCCGAGGTCAAGAGGCTCTACGCGCGGCAGATGGAGGTCTACGCCGGCTTCCAGGAGTGCACCGATCACGAGGTGGGCCGCGTGGTCGGGGCGATCGAGGAGCTCGGCCTCGGCGACGACACGCTCGTCGTCTACCTCTTCGGCGACAACGGCGCGTCGATGGAGGGCACCGAGTCCGGCAGCTTCAACGAGATCACCACGCTGAACGGGATCCCGCTCACGACCGCGCAGCAGCTCGAGGCGATCCACGCCTACGGGGGCCTCGAGGTGTGGGGCGGGCCGCGCACCGATCCGCACTACGCGGCCGCCTGGGCCTGGGCCGGCAACACGCCCTTCCAGTGGGGCAAGCAGGTGGCCTCGCACCTCGGCGGCATCCGCAACGGCATGGTGGTCTCCTGGCCGAAGCGCATCACCGACAAGGGCGGGCTGCGCAGCCAGTTCACCCATGCGATCGATCTCACCCCGACGATCCTCGAGGCCGCCGGCGTGACCGCGCCGGCCGTCGTCGACGGGATCCCGCAGCAGCCGATCCAGGGCACCAGCTTCGCCTACACCTTCGACGACGCCGCGGCTCCGGAGCGTCACACCCGCCAGTACTTCGAGATGATCGGCAACCGCGCGATCTACGAGGACGGCTGGCTGTGGAGCTGCCGCATCGACCGCATCCCGTGGCGCTTCGATCCCGCGACGATCGCGCGGCTGGCGCCCGGCACCTGGGACCCCGACGAGGACCGCTGCGAGCTCTACGACCTGGAGCACGATTTCTCGCAGAGCCGCGATCTCGCCGCCGAGCACCCCGACCGGATGGCCGCCCTCGAGGCGCTCTTCTGGAGCGAGGCCGAGCGCAACCAGGTGCTGCCGCTGCTCGGCGGCATCGCCTTCCTGTGGGGGATCCGGCCGCCCGCCGATCTCGCCCCGCAGCGGGTCGTCCTCCAGCCCGGCGTCGAGAACCTGGCGCCCGGGATGACCCCGCCGATCTACAACCGCTCGTTCGCGATCGAGGCGGACCTCGAGGTTCCGCACAACTGGTGTCTCGGCCCGGTCTGCAGCGGCGCCGAGGGAGTCATCGTCGCCAACTCGAGCTTCCTCGGCGGGTTCTCGCTCTACGTGCTGGGCGGGCGGCTCCGCTACACCTACAGCTTCCTGGGCCTGAAGATCGACGACCTCGTGGCCTCCGAGGCGCTGCCCGAGGGTAAGGTGAAGGTGCGCTACGAGTTCACCGCCGACACGCCCCGGAAGCTTGCGACCGGCGGCACCCAGCGCCTCTTCCTCGACGGCAAGCAGGTCGCCGAGGGCCGGCTCGAGCACACCGTGCCGCTGCGCTTCTCGGGCTACGCCGGCCTCGACGTCGGCCGCGACAACGGGCTTCCGGTCTCGCCGCACTGGATGTACTACCTGCGCCGGCCGTTCCCCTTCGCGGGCACGATCGAGCGCGTGGTCTTCGACCTGCAGTAG